TATAGTTTTTGCTTTCGTTATGTAATTTTCCAGCTTTCTTTCTTCCGTTATCTATTATATAATTAATAAAATATAAATTTAAAACAGCATCACCTATATATGCAAATGTATCAACAGGAACTTCTCTTAAATCCTTTATGTTACTTTCAAATAATTTTCCTAAAATATCAAATTCGCCCATTTTTTTCTCCTTCCTAAAATATAAATTTCAATCTCATTATATCATAAAACTTAGCACCATTAAATGGTGCTAAGTTTAAATTTCTATATCAGCATCTCCACCATGGTTTTTAATTTTTAACATTATGTCATTCAGAGCTTTTTTTAAAACATACAAATTTTCACTTTTATCAAAATATGTAAATACAATATTTAAAGGTTTAATTATTAAAAAACTATCTACTATTCTGCTTATTTTTTCAATAACATCTCCATTTAGAGATTTTTTAATATGGATTTTTAAAACACCATTTATATTTTCAACATCCACAATATTTTCATTTTCTTGTTTTTTATACATATTCCGTATTTTAAAAACTTTTTTTTGCGATATAAAAACTTTGTCCAAAGCTTTTTTCAGTTTTTCTATAGTTATTGGTTTAATAATAAAATAGTCAGCACCGCTATTTAAAGCCTCAAAAATATCTTTTTTATTATTTACTACGCTAATGACTATTACTTTTGAATTAGGAAAATTTTTTTTTATTTTTTTTAAAGCATTAATACCATTATTTTTTTTCAAAATTAAATCTAATGTTATTAGATCAGGTTTTAATTTTTGATATATTTCGAGTAAATTATTACTATCTTCTAGTTCATCAACAATAGTATGACCAAGTTCTATAAAAAATTTTTTTAATGTATTTCTCATAAATATATTATCTTCAACAATTAATATTCTAGCCATGGAATATTCCCTCCGAACGTTTTGGTAAAATAATTTTAAAAGATGTACCTTTTAAATATGTTGATGAAATTTCTAATTTTCCATTTAACTTTTCTACTTCTTCTTTAATTATAGTCAATCCTAAACCTTTTCCAGCAAATTCATTTGAGGAATCACATGTGGTAAATCCTTCGCAGAATATTTCTAATAAAGAATCATTATTTTTAATTTTTCTTAATTTGTTAATATTTATTCCTTTTCCATCATCAGATATTGTAATATAGATGTATTTTTTATCATCAAAAATTTCGCAATAAATATTTCCACCGGCTGTTTTATTTAAGTCTAATCTTTCATCTGGAAATTCAATACCATGGACTATAATATTACGAAATATATGTATAAGAGATTTATTAAAACTAAAGTATATTTCTGGATTAAAAAAGATATTTTTATTATAATTTATAGTAAATTTGTTTATTTTTTTACCAAGTTTAATAGCTAATTCGTAAGAGTACTTTTTATACATTTTAATAACATCAACAAAAGAATGATAATATAGTTTTTTCAATTCTATTAATATTTTTTGTGAATGTATAGTTTTCTCAATAAGTTTTTCTAAATCTAATAATTTATTTTTATCAATCAATATTTTATTTTCTTTTAAAAAGTTTTCACCGAGA
This genomic interval from Marinitoga litoralis contains the following:
- a CDS encoding response regulator; the encoded protein is MARILIVEDNIFMRNTLKKFFIELGHTIVDELEDSNNLLEIYQKLKPDLITLDLILKKNNGINALKKIKKNFPNSKVIVISVVNNKKDIFEALNSGADYFIIKPITIEKLKKALDKVFISQKKVFKIRNMYKKQENENIVDVENINGVLKIHIKKSLNGDVIEKISRIVDSFLIIKPLNIVFTYFDKSENLYVLKKALNDIMLKIKNHGGDADIEI